The Silene latifolia isolate original U9 population chromosome X, ASM4854445v1, whole genome shotgun sequence genome contains the following window.
CTTGTGCTAAAGGTGTAATTGGAGGTGGCACGTACAATGTACAAAGCCTAGGGGGAAGACCGGACGGTCGAACCGACTCGTCTAAGGCATTTATGGCTGCATGGACCTCGGCTTGTGATTCAACTGGCCGGTCCACTATATTGGTTCCATCAGGCCGGTTTTTGGTCCGaaacaaaataatattttcaGGGAATAGGTGTAAGAGTGATGGGATCACGTTTGTTATTAAAGGGACGATTTTGGCCCCGTCTGATTTTCGAGTTCTAGGGAATTCAGGCACGTGGTTGTCGTTTGAGAATACGAATGGCGTTACGCTTTCCGGTGGGGTGTTTGATGGTCAAGGAGCTGGGTTGTGGGCTTGTAAGAGGTTTCGCAATGGTGGCTGTCCTAGTGGTGTCACGGTAAGTGAATTATTACATACCTATTTTGGTTGTTTATGGTGGATATTTTAAGATATGTCTGATATTAATTTGAACCAGTGGTGGAATTAGGGGAAGGCTAGTAAGGACGATCATTCCCGTTGAAAAATGagaatttcaaaattttcagTTAGTATTTATGAACTTTTTTCAAGTTCGTCCCCACAAAAATATTTCgttaaattcaaattttaattcCACCATTGGTTCAAACTATATCTATATGAATTAAatattttatttgactcttctttACGTATACCCCaaaaaataaataagaaaaacTTCCCAAATGGATCTTGTTGTATGGGTAGTCAACCCATAACATGCAAACTCCAACAATTCCTGTACAATAATATCATTTGAAATTTCAGTCAtcaatataattaatattttatctTAACAATCACATGCATAAGGGTAAATTTGTAAATTGTGTTTTATGAACATCCCTATTAAGAgcacccacaatagagaggattgaACATCCTCTTAACCCTCTCTCTCTTCTAAGAGGACATTCTCTCTATTGTGAGACATATGTTAGATGTCCTCTTAACAAGAGGAAGATGGTTACTTCCTCTACTTTTAGAGGAAAGTAGAGGAAAGTAAACATTGGCCCTAGTGTCCACTAACCAACCATTATTTTCTTTGTGTCtaataatttatgtatttatCAAATATGAGATTATTTAAAGTAAGATTAATAATTTAAgaggatcctctctattgtggtaATAAAACTAGAGGAGATAAAGGAAGAggatgataataatgaaaaataagGTAAATGAAAAGATATTGAGGTGTCATAAAAATAGAGGGTGAGTGAAAAAATAAGAGGAAGCTAACctcctctctattgtgggtgcTCTAAGGGTATAAAAGCTAGGAATGCCGTTTTCACACAAAAAGTGAAGAGTATAAGTGCAATTGACATGTTTAACTTCACATTTATAATCCATTAGCTCACTGCGTGTATTTTGTGATCCTTGCATGTTTTAATCTAAGTATAACTACCAATATACAGTATATTGTTGCCCTTCCGTCcatccccttaaactaaaagaataaaaaaactGAAATTTTTCCCGCTTAAGTGCTTTTAATTAGAAATTGGGCCTAACTTTATCTAGATATGTATTGGACCTAATATATGGTCTTTATGTGTCAAAGTATCTTATCAAACACCGTAACTTCTATAGTTGGGCCAAATTTATttcattcattattatctcattaGTCAAATATATGTATTTTAAATGTCGTAAATTTCTATTTAAAACATATGCagattttactcatattattaaaatcagtgtgcttttcatttttttattctttaaattttttaCTCCATTTAAATTGTTACTCTGTAAATtgtaacaaaaattacaaaaatagtaatatgcttcaaatgcgtaaaaaaataagcataagtttttgtaattaaactaacaatctttttttatcataaacttattccgagtaaaaatgtaaaattcgttctattttaattcttagtatttttacacattaacaattgtagataattacaaataaaattcaaagtttatttatatattattattattagctctaATTGTTAAATTCTCTACACATGACATTCTAAAAtaccgtgctttagcacgggCTCTATACTAGTTCTTTTTAAGTTTTAGTCATACGACCATACATACCCCGTGTTAGTTAAAATATATACTTTTGCAGCTGCGTCAACTGAAAATTTCTGTTGGTTAGCATTCAAGATGAATAAATTAGCTAGGACATCAACAATTATTAGTCAACATGAGAAGAATTTCACACTAGTGGACAATTAACGTCATATAACTCCTAATCATACCACCTTTGAGTCTTTGACAACTTCTCAATAGTGAATTATGCCTAATTTACAATTCTTATTCCATTCACTATTAATTTACTCCGTCCGTCCCGTCCAATTGTTGTACTTTGGTTttagcacaaagaccaagaaaagaggaatTGGCccattactaaatgacaagtggaacaaattgagtgtaaatgatcaaattgctcattaagttcattcttggaatagaaaggacaacaaatgagtgAGACACCCCCAATataaaaaaggacaacaaatgacctgGAGTATAATTTTAGAATATTTTCACCACCACAAGTATACGCACTTTAACAAATACATCCATAAATAAATACAATGTAAAACTGCATACAGTTGACACGTTTTTTTGTCACACTAACGTAGTAGACAAGTCGTGCAACACGACGAAGTATATTTTACACATTAAGTAGTTTTTGTTAAGTTATAATCATCTAATATGGGACTTTTATTATGGATGTGCAGACTCTGGGCTTCACAAACTCAATGAACATAATAGTTGATGGAGTAACATCACTAAATAGTCAATTATATCACATTGTTTTCAACGGGTGTAAGAACGTGAAAGTACAAGGCGTTACTATCTCCGCTTCCGGTACTAGCCCTAATACAGATGGCATTCATGTCCAAATGTCGATGGGTGTCACAATCTTAAACTCAAAAATTAGCACTGGTGATGATTGCATCTCCATTGGTCCAGGGACTAATGGCTTGTGGATAGAAGGGATCCATTGCGGTCCAGGTCACGGTATTAGGTACGTTTATCTACATAATGAATTAAATGTATAGAATAATTGAAATTATATTGAAATCTGATTTATTAACTTGGGAAATTTCAGCATTGGAAGCTTAGGGAAAGAACAAAACGAACCAGGAGTACAAAATGTAACGGTCAAAACGTCGACTTTTACAAATACTGAAAATGGAGTTAGAATAAAGTCATGGGGAAGAGAAAGTAATGCATTTGTTAGAAACGTTGTTTTCCAACATTTGACTATGGTCAATTCTCAAAATCCAATCATCATTGACCAGAACTATTGTCCCGGGAATAAAAATTGTCCTAAACAGGTACAACATATATTACTCTCTTACACCTGTCCTTAGGACACATTTTCTTAACTTCACATATGAGACGATCTTATACAAGTGTGTTGAATTGAACAGGTATCAGGAGTAAGAATAGACGGGGTAACGTACGAAGATATACATGGAACGTCAGCAACACCAGTAGCCGTAAAATTGGAATGCAGTTCAAGGTATCATTGCACGGGGATAATATTAGAAGACGTACATTTGACATACGGTAATAACAAACCAGCGTCGGCGTTTTGCACCAATGCAATCGGCTCGACTTCCGGCGTGGTTCAGCCTAATGGCTGCCTGTAAAAGCTAGCTCGCAGACTCGCTGTCTAGCTAACACGAATATGATGCAACCATGACGTACCCATGattagggtttaaggttggacTTATGGGGTTGCGGGTTTAGATACGTAAATTAGTGTTTATTGTATAATTTACTCGATTATTGAATATGATTGTAATATCTTGCATGATGCCAGACCCTTTAATCGGTGTTTGGATGCATGCTTTTACGTAATTTATTGaaaatttaatttatattttagAGATGTTGTTGTCTTTCTTCTTACATTATATATAGTGTATGATGTTTTTAATTATGGACATATTTGTGATAGTTATTGAttttgttccgggtataattccagagcagttatttgttaacacccgtgcttgtagaatgacgtctttggttgactcctccttgcggtctcctaaaacaatgagcaaactgagggctcggctttgggccgagcgaactcactccgacgctcaagtcagtaaacttagaaagataagttgttgttacttggtgaagtatatatattgtagagagataaggaagatattaccagatgaatagtgattcttaggttaaattgtggatcctttactcaatgagagtagaggagtatttatagactttcaccttttgtcacgtagtggccaagtggccaagtggctagcaggtggaaagactgatttacccctcggccgagggacccatggcaggccggcgggccctgttgactcaccgccgaggggtcttggatatgagtacgcggatgtgtgcctcTACCGGCTAGTTGTCcccgccgaggcacaagagacagccgacaggtggcgtcggttaggctgtctaagccgttgacttgtttgtggatatctttgaccttgctcgatatgttgacttggtcgtggTGCGAGAatatatgccccatcaatttgcccccccgtagtctatgccgtggtatgggctccgatgtatgttgagcgtatattttGCGTAAGACAAAATTTTTTCGcccgcttcttctacctcggcgtggctctgcttaggccgtaccatatcccccctccacatggttgtgtaatggacatccgatgtggaaaaggcaatgacgttggctgagaccagggtggagagtgccggttgtttctgattgccccctggccggtgctttctggcttggttgatcatgtggccggcggagaaacggatacttaggaatttgttgaggaagatgaacaggcagagagatatgaaggggcgtgttgaagacgcttggtcactgttgcattgattgacattcaactgttgcaacgattgacattccgtggttgcatgttcgacacgtgtctgtttgttgattggctgacgtttcatgggctgtgccctgattggtccctcttcatgggctttcctctataaatagggtacttagtccctgaaattggccaccaatttcattttctcaaaaattttcttctttctagcccttgtattttgtacaactttggtaggttgtcttttggcttatccttatgggggCGGCCGTCGTCTGCATTTCTTGTAATctgttgaacatttttaataagagctcgtttcttttgcctccggcttggccgaggtctttaccccatttttctgagttgtcttcttgcgCTAGTAGTTGAGCATCTTAATCAGAACGTTTTCactttgcctccggcttggccgagatcttttctcgtcttcgtctgagctgtcttcttacgttattaattgagcgcctcttttgttttcgcctcggcctggccgaggcagtctagagtgcgtatctcaactgtgtttaacgttcccAAAGTACGTTGACCGCTTTTGCGAGTATCAGCTGTGCTGGTAATGACTGACGTGGCGTCTACCTCTCGGGGTAGCTGCTGTAGCGTCCACTACTTGGGGTGACCGCGACGGtgcctgcttcttgatgatgactgccgtggcgtctaccacttggagtgactgctgcgacgtctacctcttggggtgactgccgtagcgtctactacttggggtgacttcGACGGTtcctgcttcttgatgatgactgccgtggcgtctaccacttggagtgactgctgcgacgtctacctcttggggtgactgccgtagcgtctactacttggggtgactgcgacggtgcctacttcttgatgatgactgccgtggcgtctaccacttggagtgactgctgcgacgtctacctcttggggtgactgccgtagcgtctactacttggggtgactgcgacggtgcctgcttcttgatgatgactgccgtggcgtctaccacttggagtgactgctgcgacgtctacctcttggggtgactgccgtagcgtctactacttggggtgactgcgacggtgcctgattcttgatgatgactgccgctcttgtcggtgtgacagtgtgagccggtgtCTGTTTCtgatagtgactatggggggaaatgaacactttcatggaaaacttggacgattcttcattagatataaacatgcgttggggtgcccacagctgtcttgggcacctccgccgctatacaaaatttttcccgagattgtcagtgccctaatggctcatcaaaggtgcACCCTCCATGTCCCTCAGCCGGTGTGTCTCGAGGGATCGTCGGACCTGGGAAtgtactgtatctggaaggactccaatttggcggtgtcggcttttaccctttccaggtatcttactatcccgtcgtctcgagcctcacgCTCTCCTCTGATTTGGCTGGCCACCAACAGTAAGCATGTCTTCACCACgacgtgctccgccccggcagccctagctaactcgactccatttatcaccgcctcgtattcggattcgttgtttgaggtcgagagggtaagtttcaaggcgtgctcaaacacgtccccgtttgggctggtgATAAGAATGGTAGCctctgagctgttcgccgtggggcACCCGTCAGTAGTTatttcccatacgccgggatgcggctcttcttggtcggtcggggttccttcaaccatgccgacgtcggtattcatcgggtcaccctcctgctgcaaggatgggctcttccccttccctgacttctttgccactttgagggactgcatgttgcaccctctggcggatatctgggtgttgaccacctcgtccttctcgtccttggagacgagcttatgcgcttccccccggtccgagacatacatcagtgtcagggcccggattgaCATTACTGCATCAGCGTTGCTCAGAGTGacgcggcctatgaggacgttgtaggcagacgagccgtcaatgactacgaactcagataggacattcttcgccgcattcccctcgccgaacatcacggCGGCTTGATCAACCCAGGGGTACCAGTAGGCCCCGGAGAAGCtatacaacggattggtgcggggctcaagtcttcaaccttcgaccgaggttgagaaagcactcccgaacatgatgttcgtgtaggcgctgtgtcaatcgggcacctcttgaccaggtggttggatatgtccaagtggactacaagtgggtcgctgtgaggggcgatgactccctcgtagtccttcttcccaatagtcatgtcggggatgttggaagcggggaccgctattttgggcacaaatttgatggcctgatacagctcgttcaggtgccgtttgtgcccatgagcggacccaccattctcgttgcccccgatgacaacatggatcactcctatccgttcaaagacggatttcttatttgaaccgccggcctcagtcttttggcctttggcaacatacttgccgaggctccccttccgaattagctcttcaatggcattcttcgggaTGCGGcggttgtcgataaggtgaccggtgtggccgtggtactcacagtact
Protein-coding sequences here:
- the LOC141618890 gene encoding polygalacturonase-like gives rise to the protein MTKLPSTDLYLILTLITLITCAKGVIGGGTYNVQSLGGRPDGRTDSSKAFMAAWTSACDSTGRSTILVPSGRFLVRNKIIFSGNRCKSDGITFVIKGTILAPSDFRVLGNSGTWLSFENTNGVTLSGGVFDGQGAGLWACKRFRNGGCPSGVTTLGFTNSMNIIVDGVTSLNSQLYHIVFNGCKNVKVQGVTISASGTSPNTDGIHVQMSMGVTILNSKISTGDDCISIGPGTNGLWIEGIHCGPGHGISIGSLGKEQNEPGVQNVTVKTSTFTNTENGVRIKSWGRESNAFVRNVVFQHLTMVNSQNPIIIDQNYCPGNKNCPKQVSGVRIDGVTYEDIHGTSATPVAVKLECSSRYHCTGIILEDVHLTYGNNKPASAFCTNAIGSTSGVVQPNGCL